In Phycodurus eques isolate BA_2022a chromosome 23, UOR_Pequ_1.1, whole genome shotgun sequence, a genomic segment contains:
- the LOC133398084 gene encoding protein phosphatase methylesterase 1-like, with the protein MWEESFDKEQDVGQNLDYSPVSWREYFDQMEDVSVGQADSRDVFRVYKAGCEGPLLVLLHGGGHSALSWAVFTTAIAARVGCQVLAMDLRGHGDTLVRQSDDFSTQTMSSDVANVVRACHGEIPPPVVLIGHGVGGAIAVHAASNALMPTTVGLVAIDVVEGSAMEALHSIQNFLKGRPKSFKSMDHAIEWSVKSGQIRNLESARVSMVGQIKRCEAEETDMLERAGPVKDVVEERNEEFYDRSYVDEEENAATEASVGEGQSVYKWRIDLSKSEKYWDGWFRGTSNLFLACNLPKLLLLAGIDRLDRDLTIGQMQGKFMMQVLPPCGHAVQEDNPDKVADAVAAFLLRHKFTETRSERTR; encoded by the exons ATGTGGGAGGAGAGCTTTGATAAGGAGCA GGACGTGGGCCAAAACCTGGACTACTCGCCCGTGTCGTGGCGTGAGTATTTCGACCAAATGGAGGATGTGAGCGTGGGCCAGGCCGACAGCCGAGACGTCTTTAGGGTTTACAAAGCGGGATGTGAGGGCCCCCTGCTGGTTCTTCTGCACGGAGGAGGACACTCGGCCCTGTCCTGGGCGGTCTTCACC ACCGCCATCGCTGCCAGAGTGGGCTGCCAGGTGCTCGCCATGGACCTCAGGGGTCACG GTGACACTCTGGTCCGCCAATCGGATGACTTCTCCACTCAAACCATGTCCAG TGATGTAGCCAACGTGGTCCGAGCCTGCCACGGCGAGATCCCTCCCCCCGTGGTCCTGATTGGCCACGGTGTCGGCGGCGCCATCGCGGTGCACGCAGCCAGCAATGCACTGATGCCCACCACGGTGGGACTTGTGGCCATCGACGTCGTGGAGG GAAGTGCGATGGAGGCGCTTCACAGCATACAGAACTTCCTGAAGGGAAGACCCAAGTCCTTCAAGTCTATGGACCACGCCATTGAGTGGAG CGTCAAGAGCGGACAAATCCGTAACCTGGAATCCGCCAGAGTGTCTATGGTTGGTCAGATCAAAAG GTGTGAAGCGGAGGAGACCGACATGCTGGAGCGGGCCGGCCCGGTCAAGGACGTGGTGGAGGAACGCAATGAGGAGTTCTATGACCGAAGCTACGTCGACGAAGAGGAGAACGCCGCCACAGAGGCCAGCGTCGGCGAAGGCCAG AGTGTCTACAAATGGCGCATAGATCTGTCCAAATCTGAGAAGTACTGGGACGGCTGGTTTCGAGGAACCTCAAACCTGTTTTTGGCCTGCAACCTGCCCAAACTCCTCCTGTTGGCAGGAATCGACCGGCTGGACCGAGACCTGACCATTGGTCAGATGCAAG GTAAATTCATGATGCAGGTGCTGCCACCCTGTGGTCATGCAGTGCAAGAAGACAATCCAGACAAA gtaGCTGACGCCGTGGCCGCGTTCCTGTTGCGACACAAGTTCACGGAAACCAGAAGCGAAAGAACGAGGTAA